The following coding sequences are from one Syngnathus acus chromosome 12, fSynAcu1.2, whole genome shotgun sequence window:
- the LOC119131000 gene encoding cilia- and flagella-associated protein 44-like isoform X2: MLILLDVCTRQQSYLRSCSGGGIGAIGVSHQKDYLVVAEKGLKPILLVYKYPSLQAYRILRDGTELAFSSVNFNSDASLLASLGSEPDYMLTVWNWKKEEVMLRCKAISQEVYRVTFSPYNPGLLTSSGSGHIKFWKMASTFTGLKLEGLIGHFGKTAATDIEGYIELPDGKVLSGSNWGNLLLWDGNAIKVELCRKGGHYCHAGVVQPFALEDGQLMTFGSDGMIRGWDFETIDAADSSSENSKFELEPMNEMAVGRYVRLFSMVKSVQADSTVWHAQDSNGAIWKVDLSFTYSTPDPVCLFSFHAGPINGLDVSKKSHLMATTASDRSVRIFDFLSKTELTCSWFTQGGTALHWAPPSVTHAGNLLVTGFEDGVVRLLELFDPKGLQVVTRLKVEAQLRLKQAFKPHNAPVTTVAYEHNGTVLATGSSDCTVFFFSVGDKYEPIGFVSVPGPVQVLEWSPHAHNEKSLLILCLSGHVVEVPCPDPETHQTAKSFQLLDMPRRTFRFKSIKSQIRRDEEIARRHALKEQRMKERQEKELLEEEEEEEEEELPRIYIPDPPSPLYWGFFSKPGQFWISMGGYDSGFLYHCKFSENQDENSEKCHVEPFDFLPIHNADSDPIRSVTFSSNRQLMLCGMHSGSIRAYPLDPDDHVLKSMQAYWELSIHDSNYGHLRHICCSHDDQFVLTAGDDGNIFSFTLLSHEELLKGLQRKKAKVPSPRIGLENEELAMDIDDPTAYSIETAKQKLEKDRQRQEADKKILAKRKMLAALQSKFKILLDDNLNLPQHIQLTPMELLLDQRFEEQAEREKTRRLDEVQYQMSWREEHSHLSLKKLQDWFSDSTERNIVTVFAIRTDHSVSTYHIPSLSTTRLQEENSSNKCGVDETPVVESQATVEQHEKDSSETDEEEAPPTSATRAVVQITDRQVERLQKAAAKAEQARAKIAKRKEEWDKLYAEKPHKDCEDPRDVQAIFEAQESIGDLKLKTDKNFTVPKHLRMSADRKKVEMINLEDNIREKQTEMNTQIVALRDFKLLLLSKLGSQARQLQRVQSCLPSQLHRRPPPLPTIRCEEVPEKSQRCTRAILERYRALKEKRSKHDELEDQESGMSVVDELEIEEMEKSETISDLSAEETTGEQGELREEDLHDMDKDTLLEMQDSLLEQMKTLVDQFDKDHMMCLEKVQMLDWKLKLANLRQLTLYQELLLLKEVDKSENVSQDKLDKRLKEQDELLSELERCRKALELKRKDIAKRQEKEKSNTAAFHALLGDDNNFEEYLTKVYKKKIKRTKKKEEGSDEEDEDSNDDFDDYENWDDDDDDDWDGLDGEGAVEECPAGCDQKLFDDILELRERRLDLEELLAEEKKNAEHLEKDCDALIKKMKSVKISLKAAEDDLEQVNREKQQKMNQLDVVVPLRLHQIEIDITGQVPSDLSPALVLTRMELQRLQERVNELEVEKHQQTEVYRQARQQHIRLIKERKEMNNEIESKTKNIRRWRSFVTS; encoded by the exons ATGCTCATATTGCTCGATGTTTGCACCAGGCAGCAAAGCTACCTGCGCTCCTGCAGTGGTGGTGGAATTGGCGCCATTGGG GTAAGCCATCAGAAAGATTATTTAGTGGTGGCAGAGAAAGGACTAAAACCCATCCTGCTTGTTTATAAATACCCTTCATTACAAGCATACCGTATCCTGAGAG ATGGTACAGAGCTTGCGTTCAGCTCTGTCAACTTTAATAGTGATGCCAGTCTTCTGGCCAGCCTGGGCAGTGAACCTGACTACATGCTGACAGTGTGGAACTGGAAGAAGGAGGAAGTGATGCTCAGGTGCAAAGCCATATCTCAGGAGGTCTACAGAGTGACCTTTTCCCCATACAACCCCGGCCTACTGACATCATCAGGATCAGGACATATCAA GTTCTGGAAAATGGCCAGCACATTTACAGGTCTCAAATTGGAGGGACTTATTGGGCATTTTGGAAAGACTGCAGCCACAGATATTGAAGGCTACATCGAACTTCCTGATGGAAAG GTGCTTTCTGGCTCAAACTGGGGCAACTTGTTGCTGTGGGATGGAAACGCTATTAAAGTGGAGCTCTGCCGCAAGGGAGGACATTATTGTCACGCAGGGGTTGTCCAGCCTTTTGCCTTGGAGGACGGACAACTGATGACCTTTGGCTCTGATGGAATGATTCGG GGCTGGGACTTTGAGACCATTGATGCTGCTGACAGTAGCAGTGAAAACAGCAAGTTTGAGTTGGAGCCCATGAATGAGATGGCGGTTGGGCGCTACGTTCGCCTCTTTTCAATGGTGAAAAGCGTGCAGGCGGACTCTactgtttggcatgctcag GATTCCAATGGAGCCATTTGGAAAGTGGATCTTTCATTTACATACTCA ACTCCTGATCCTGTGTGCCTATTTTCCTTCCACGCTGGGCCAATCAACGGACTTGATGTATCGAAGAAGAGTCATCTCATGGCCACGACTGCTTCAGATC GTTCTGTCCGAATCTTTGACTTTCTGTCAAAAACAGAACTTACCTGTAGCTGGTTCACTCAGGGTGGAACTGCTCTTCACTGGGCCCCACCTTCA GTGACTCATGCTGGAAATTTACTAGTGACGGGCTTTGAAGATGGAGTTGTGCGCTTACTGGAGCTTTTTGACCCCAAAGGCCTTCAAGTAGTAACCAGGCTCAAAGTGGAGGCCCAGCTGCGCCTCAAACAAGCCTTCAAACCCCATAATGCTCCTGTAACCACTGTTGCATATGAACACAATGGAACGGTCTTGGCCACCGGG AGCTCAGACTGCACTGTGTTCTTCTTCTCTGTTGGAGACAAATATGAGCCAATTGGTTTTGTCTCGGTTCCCGGACCAGTACAAGTGCTGGAATGGTCACCTCATGCCCAT aATGAAAAGAGTCTGCTAATCCTATGTCTAAGTGGTCATGTTGTGGAGGTACCATGTCCTGACCCTGAAACCCATCAGACAGCCAAGTCCTTTCAACTGCTTGACATGCCCAGAAGAACCTTTCGCTTCAAAAGCATTAAATCTCAAATCAGg AGAGACGAGGAAATAGCAAGACGACATGCATTAAAGGAGCAGCGAATGAAGGAACGTCAAGAAAAAGAACTCctagaggaagaggaggaagaggaagaggaggagttgCCCCGTATTTACATTCCTGATCCTCCAAGTCCTCTCTATTGGGGTTTCTTCTCGAAGCCTGGCCAATTCTGGATCTCAATG GGAGGATATGACTCTGGTTTCTTGTACCACTGTAAGTTTTCTGAGAATCAGGATGAGAATTCAGAAAAATGTCACGTTGAGCCATTTGACTTCCTGCCTATCCATAATGCTGATAGTGACCCCATTCGTTCAGTCACCTTCAG CTCCAACAGGCAGCTAATGCTATGCGGAATGCACTCGGGCTCCATCAGAGCTTATCCTTTGGATCCCGACGATCACGTCCTAAAATCCATGCAGGCGTACTGGGAACTGAGTATCCACGACAGCAATTATGGACATCTGAGGCATATCTGTTGCAGTCATGACGACCAGTTTGTGCTGACAGCAGGAGACGATGGGAACATCTTCTCCTTTACTCTGCTTTCTCATGAGGAGCTGCTGAAAGGTTTGCagagaaaaaaggcaaaagttcCCTCACCAAGG ATTGGTCTAGAGAATGAAGAGTTGGCCATGGACATCGATGATCCCACAGCGTACAG CATAGAGACGGCTAAACAGAAGCTGGAAAAAGACCGGCAGCGTCAGGAAGCTGACAAGAAAATATTAGCCAAACGAAAAATGCTTGCTGCGCTCCAGAGCAAGTTTAAAATACTACTGGATGACAACCTTAACCTGCCTCAACACATTCAACTGACTCCTATG GAACTGCTGCTGGACCAGCGTTTTGAAGAGCAAgccgagagagagaaaacccGACGTTTAGATGAAGTCCAGTACCAGATGAGCTGGCGAGAGGAGCACTCCCATTTATCCCTCAAAAAGCTACAAGACTG GTTCAGTGACTCGACAGAGCGTAACATAGTCACTGTGTTCGCCATTCGCACTGACCACAGCGTCTCCACCTACCATATTCCGAGTCTTTCTACGACCCGGCTCCAAGAGGAGAACAGTTCAAACAAGTGTGGTGTCGATGAAACCCCTGTGGTTGAAAGCCAAGCAACTGTAGAACAACATGAAAAAGACAGTAGTGAAACAGATG AGGAAGAGGCCCCTCCTACCTCTGCGACTCGAGCTGTGGTCCAGATTACAGATCGGCAGGTTGAAAGGCTCCAAAAAGCTGCAGCGAAAGCTGAACAGGCTCGGGCCAAGATTGCTAAGAGGAAGGAGGAATGGGACAAACT TTATGCAGAAAAGCCACATAAGGACTGTGAAGACCCACGAGATGTGCAGGCCATCTTTGAAGCCCAGGAGAGCATTGGCGACTTGAAActtaaaacagacaaaaacttCACTGTGCCTAAACATTTACGAATGAGTGCAGACCGGAAGAAAGTTGAGATGATAAACCTGGAGGACAAT aTTCGCGAGAAACAGACTGAGATGAACACACAGATTGTGGCCTTGCGGGACTTCAAACTTCTTCTTTTATCCAAACTGGGATCCCAGGCTAGACAGCTCCAGAGGGTCCAGAGTTGTTTGCCATCGCAGCTCCACCGCCGCCCACCCCCGCTGCCCACGATACGATGTGAGGAAGTACCAGAGAAGAGCCAGCGATGCACCCGAGCCATTCTAGAAAGATACAGAGCGCTGAAGGAGAAAAG GTCAAAGCATGATGAGCTGGAAGATCAAGAGAGTGGGATGAGTGTGGTTGATGAGCTGGAGATTGAAGAGATGGAGAAAAGCGAAACTATATCAGATCTATCAGCAGAGGAGACCACAGGTGAGCAAGGAGAATTGAGAGAGGAGGACCTGCACGATATGGACAAAGACACATTGTTAGAGATGCAGGATTCTCTACTGGAGCAG ATGAAGACTTTGGTGGATCAATTTGATAAGGATCACATGATGTGTCTTGAGAAGGTACAGATGCTGGACTGGAAGCTAAAACTTGCCAATCTGCGCCAGTTGACTCTTTATCAGGAGCTATTGCTTCTCAAGGAGGTGGATAAGAGTGAAAACGTTTCGCAGGACAAGCTTGACAAACGTCTGAAGGAGCAGGACGAGTTGCTG TCTGAGTTGGAGAGGTGTAGGAAGGCGCTGGAACTGAAGCGTAAAGACATTGCAAAACGtcaagagaaagagaaatccAATACAGCAGCCTTCCATGCCTTGCTGGGTGATGACAACAACTTTGAGGAGTATCTGACCAAAGTTtacaagaagaaaataaaacgtaccaagaagaaggaggaaggAAGTGATG AGGAAGACGAAGACAGCAATGATGACTTTGACGATTATGAAAACtgggatgatgacgacgatgatgattgGGATGGATTGGATGGAGAGGGGGCTGTGGAGGAATGCCCTGCAG GGTGCGATCAAAAGCTGTTTGATGACATATTGGAGCTGCGTGAACGTCGCTTGGACCTGGAGGAGTTGCTGgcagaggagaagaagaatgcTGAACACTTGGAGAAGGATTGTGACGCCCTTATAAAAAAG ATGAAGTCAGTCAAAATCAGTCTTAAGGCTGCAGAAGATGACTTAGAACAAGTCAACAGAGAGAAACAGCAAAAAATGAACCAACTGGATGTTGTGGTTCCTCTTCGGCTGCAccag ATTGAGATTGATATCACTGGCCAAGTGCCTTCGGACCTCAGCCCGGCATTGGTGCTCACCAGGATGGAGCTACAAAGGCTGCAGGAGCGAGTGAACGAATTAGAGGTAGAGAAGCATCAGCAGACAGAAGTGTACCGTCAGGCCCGTCAGCAGCACATCAGGCTCATCAAAGAACGCAAGGAAATGAACAATGAAATTGAGAGTAAGACCAAAAACATCCGA CGCTGGAGAAGCTTTGTCACCAGCTGA
- the LOC119131000 gene encoding cilia- and flagella-associated protein 44-like isoform X1: protein MLILLDVCTRQQSYLRSCSGGGIGAIGVSHQKDYLVVAEKGLKPILLVYKYPSLQAYRILRDGTELAFSSVNFNSDASLLASLGSEPDYMLTVWNWKKEEVMLRCKAISQEVYRVTFSPYNPGLLTSSGSGHIKFWKMASTFTGLKLEGLIGHFGKTAATDIEGYIELPDGKVLSGSNWGNLLLWDGNAIKVELCRKGGHYCHAGVVQPFALEDGQLMTFGSDGMIRGWDFETIDAADSSSENSKFELEPMNEMAVGRYVRLFSMVKSVQADSTVWHAQDSNGAIWKVDLSFTYSTPDPVCLFSFHAGPINGLDVSKKSHLMATTASDRSVRIFDFLSKTELTCSWFTQGGTALHWAPPSVTHAGNLLVTGFEDGVVRLLELFDPKGLQVVTRLKVEAQLRLKQAFKPHNAPVTTVAYEHNGTVLATGSSDCTVFFFSVGDKYEPIGFVSVPGPVQVLEWSPHAHNEKSLLILCLSGHVVEVPCPDPETHQTAKSFQLLDMPRRTFRFKSIKSQIRRDEEIARRHALKEQRMKERQEKELLEEEEEEEEEELPRIYIPDPPSPLYWGFFSKPGQFWISMGGYDSGFLYHCKFSENQDENSEKCHVEPFDFLPIHNADSDPIRSVTFSSNRQLMLCGMHSGSIRAYPLDPDDHVLKSMQAYWELSIHDSNYGHLRHICCSHDDQFVLTAGDDGNIFSFTLLSHEELLKGLQRKKAKVPSPRIGLENEELAMDIDDPTAYSIETAKQKLEKDRQRQEADKKILAKRKMLAALQSKFKILLDDNLNLPQHIQLTPMELLLDQRFEEQAEREKTRRLDEVQYQMSWREEHSHLSLKKLQDWFSDSTERNIVTVFAIRTDHSVSTYHIPSLSTTRLQEENSSNKCGVDETPVVESQATVEQHEKDSSETDEEEAPPTSATRAVVQITDRQVERLQKAAAKAEQARAKIAKRKEEWDKLYAEKPHKDCEDPRDVQAIFEAQESIGDLKLKTDKNFTVPKHLRMSADRKKVEMINLEDNIREKQTEMNTQIVALRDFKLLLLSKLGSQARQLQRVQSCLPSQLHRRPPPLPTIRCEEVPEKSQRCTRAILERYRALKEKRSKHDELEDQESGMSVVDELEIEEMEKSETISDLSAEETTGEQGELREEDLHDMDKDTLLEMQDSLLEQMKTLVDQFDKDHMMCLEKVQMLDWKLKLANLRQLTLYQELLLLKEVDKSENVSQDKLDKRLKEQDELLSELERCRKALELKRKDIAKRQEKEKSNTAAFHALLGDDNNFEEYLTKVYKKKIKRTKKKEEGSDEEDEDSNDDFDDYENWDDDDDDDWDGLDGEGAVEECPAGCDQKLFDDILELRERRLDLEELLAEEKKNAEHLEKDCDALIKKMKSVKISLKAAEDDLEQVNREKQQKMNQLDVVVPLRLHQIEIDITGQVPSDLSPALVLTRMELQRLQERVNELEVEKHQQTEVYRQARQQHIRLIKERKEMNNEIETLEKLCHQLMMTRFGREVDMEVLQTLCANKSVAEMKQERILREIAIAKDIQQWDRKVQKSREALIAMTRSNSERLLCLNSLFEQKKELEMKLYARQKKIGKHLQACSRRADKDQIWSLQELVRKQAEQIEKLSKEVSELGPTGGHMLSAAHAHLPPLPRQPTPIVHKLSRKRGILIPGIKEEDTSESETDD from the exons ATGCTCATATTGCTCGATGTTTGCACCAGGCAGCAAAGCTACCTGCGCTCCTGCAGTGGTGGTGGAATTGGCGCCATTGGG GTAAGCCATCAGAAAGATTATTTAGTGGTGGCAGAGAAAGGACTAAAACCCATCCTGCTTGTTTATAAATACCCTTCATTACAAGCATACCGTATCCTGAGAG ATGGTACAGAGCTTGCGTTCAGCTCTGTCAACTTTAATAGTGATGCCAGTCTTCTGGCCAGCCTGGGCAGTGAACCTGACTACATGCTGACAGTGTGGAACTGGAAGAAGGAGGAAGTGATGCTCAGGTGCAAAGCCATATCTCAGGAGGTCTACAGAGTGACCTTTTCCCCATACAACCCCGGCCTACTGACATCATCAGGATCAGGACATATCAA GTTCTGGAAAATGGCCAGCACATTTACAGGTCTCAAATTGGAGGGACTTATTGGGCATTTTGGAAAGACTGCAGCCACAGATATTGAAGGCTACATCGAACTTCCTGATGGAAAG GTGCTTTCTGGCTCAAACTGGGGCAACTTGTTGCTGTGGGATGGAAACGCTATTAAAGTGGAGCTCTGCCGCAAGGGAGGACATTATTGTCACGCAGGGGTTGTCCAGCCTTTTGCCTTGGAGGACGGACAACTGATGACCTTTGGCTCTGATGGAATGATTCGG GGCTGGGACTTTGAGACCATTGATGCTGCTGACAGTAGCAGTGAAAACAGCAAGTTTGAGTTGGAGCCCATGAATGAGATGGCGGTTGGGCGCTACGTTCGCCTCTTTTCAATGGTGAAAAGCGTGCAGGCGGACTCTactgtttggcatgctcag GATTCCAATGGAGCCATTTGGAAAGTGGATCTTTCATTTACATACTCA ACTCCTGATCCTGTGTGCCTATTTTCCTTCCACGCTGGGCCAATCAACGGACTTGATGTATCGAAGAAGAGTCATCTCATGGCCACGACTGCTTCAGATC GTTCTGTCCGAATCTTTGACTTTCTGTCAAAAACAGAACTTACCTGTAGCTGGTTCACTCAGGGTGGAACTGCTCTTCACTGGGCCCCACCTTCA GTGACTCATGCTGGAAATTTACTAGTGACGGGCTTTGAAGATGGAGTTGTGCGCTTACTGGAGCTTTTTGACCCCAAAGGCCTTCAAGTAGTAACCAGGCTCAAAGTGGAGGCCCAGCTGCGCCTCAAACAAGCCTTCAAACCCCATAATGCTCCTGTAACCACTGTTGCATATGAACACAATGGAACGGTCTTGGCCACCGGG AGCTCAGACTGCACTGTGTTCTTCTTCTCTGTTGGAGACAAATATGAGCCAATTGGTTTTGTCTCGGTTCCCGGACCAGTACAAGTGCTGGAATGGTCACCTCATGCCCAT aATGAAAAGAGTCTGCTAATCCTATGTCTAAGTGGTCATGTTGTGGAGGTACCATGTCCTGACCCTGAAACCCATCAGACAGCCAAGTCCTTTCAACTGCTTGACATGCCCAGAAGAACCTTTCGCTTCAAAAGCATTAAATCTCAAATCAGg AGAGACGAGGAAATAGCAAGACGACATGCATTAAAGGAGCAGCGAATGAAGGAACGTCAAGAAAAAGAACTCctagaggaagaggaggaagaggaagaggaggagttgCCCCGTATTTACATTCCTGATCCTCCAAGTCCTCTCTATTGGGGTTTCTTCTCGAAGCCTGGCCAATTCTGGATCTCAATG GGAGGATATGACTCTGGTTTCTTGTACCACTGTAAGTTTTCTGAGAATCAGGATGAGAATTCAGAAAAATGTCACGTTGAGCCATTTGACTTCCTGCCTATCCATAATGCTGATAGTGACCCCATTCGTTCAGTCACCTTCAG CTCCAACAGGCAGCTAATGCTATGCGGAATGCACTCGGGCTCCATCAGAGCTTATCCTTTGGATCCCGACGATCACGTCCTAAAATCCATGCAGGCGTACTGGGAACTGAGTATCCACGACAGCAATTATGGACATCTGAGGCATATCTGTTGCAGTCATGACGACCAGTTTGTGCTGACAGCAGGAGACGATGGGAACATCTTCTCCTTTACTCTGCTTTCTCATGAGGAGCTGCTGAAAGGTTTGCagagaaaaaaggcaaaagttcCCTCACCAAGG ATTGGTCTAGAGAATGAAGAGTTGGCCATGGACATCGATGATCCCACAGCGTACAG CATAGAGACGGCTAAACAGAAGCTGGAAAAAGACCGGCAGCGTCAGGAAGCTGACAAGAAAATATTAGCCAAACGAAAAATGCTTGCTGCGCTCCAGAGCAAGTTTAAAATACTACTGGATGACAACCTTAACCTGCCTCAACACATTCAACTGACTCCTATG GAACTGCTGCTGGACCAGCGTTTTGAAGAGCAAgccgagagagagaaaacccGACGTTTAGATGAAGTCCAGTACCAGATGAGCTGGCGAGAGGAGCACTCCCATTTATCCCTCAAAAAGCTACAAGACTG GTTCAGTGACTCGACAGAGCGTAACATAGTCACTGTGTTCGCCATTCGCACTGACCACAGCGTCTCCACCTACCATATTCCGAGTCTTTCTACGACCCGGCTCCAAGAGGAGAACAGTTCAAACAAGTGTGGTGTCGATGAAACCCCTGTGGTTGAAAGCCAAGCAACTGTAGAACAACATGAAAAAGACAGTAGTGAAACAGATG AGGAAGAGGCCCCTCCTACCTCTGCGACTCGAGCTGTGGTCCAGATTACAGATCGGCAGGTTGAAAGGCTCCAAAAAGCTGCAGCGAAAGCTGAACAGGCTCGGGCCAAGATTGCTAAGAGGAAGGAGGAATGGGACAAACT TTATGCAGAAAAGCCACATAAGGACTGTGAAGACCCACGAGATGTGCAGGCCATCTTTGAAGCCCAGGAGAGCATTGGCGACTTGAAActtaaaacagacaaaaacttCACTGTGCCTAAACATTTACGAATGAGTGCAGACCGGAAGAAAGTTGAGATGATAAACCTGGAGGACAAT aTTCGCGAGAAACAGACTGAGATGAACACACAGATTGTGGCCTTGCGGGACTTCAAACTTCTTCTTTTATCCAAACTGGGATCCCAGGCTAGACAGCTCCAGAGGGTCCAGAGTTGTTTGCCATCGCAGCTCCACCGCCGCCCACCCCCGCTGCCCACGATACGATGTGAGGAAGTACCAGAGAAGAGCCAGCGATGCACCCGAGCCATTCTAGAAAGATACAGAGCGCTGAAGGAGAAAAG GTCAAAGCATGATGAGCTGGAAGATCAAGAGAGTGGGATGAGTGTGGTTGATGAGCTGGAGATTGAAGAGATGGAGAAAAGCGAAACTATATCAGATCTATCAGCAGAGGAGACCACAGGTGAGCAAGGAGAATTGAGAGAGGAGGACCTGCACGATATGGACAAAGACACATTGTTAGAGATGCAGGATTCTCTACTGGAGCAG ATGAAGACTTTGGTGGATCAATTTGATAAGGATCACATGATGTGTCTTGAGAAGGTACAGATGCTGGACTGGAAGCTAAAACTTGCCAATCTGCGCCAGTTGACTCTTTATCAGGAGCTATTGCTTCTCAAGGAGGTGGATAAGAGTGAAAACGTTTCGCAGGACAAGCTTGACAAACGTCTGAAGGAGCAGGACGAGTTGCTG TCTGAGTTGGAGAGGTGTAGGAAGGCGCTGGAACTGAAGCGTAAAGACATTGCAAAACGtcaagagaaagagaaatccAATACAGCAGCCTTCCATGCCTTGCTGGGTGATGACAACAACTTTGAGGAGTATCTGACCAAAGTTtacaagaagaaaataaaacgtaccaagaagaaggaggaaggAAGTGATG AGGAAGACGAAGACAGCAATGATGACTTTGACGATTATGAAAACtgggatgatgacgacgatgatgattgGGATGGATTGGATGGAGAGGGGGCTGTGGAGGAATGCCCTGCAG GGTGCGATCAAAAGCTGTTTGATGACATATTGGAGCTGCGTGAACGTCGCTTGGACCTGGAGGAGTTGCTGgcagaggagaagaagaatgcTGAACACTTGGAGAAGGATTGTGACGCCCTTATAAAAAAG ATGAAGTCAGTCAAAATCAGTCTTAAGGCTGCAGAAGATGACTTAGAACAAGTCAACAGAGAGAAACAGCAAAAAATGAACCAACTGGATGTTGTGGTTCCTCTTCGGCTGCAccag ATTGAGATTGATATCACTGGCCAAGTGCCTTCGGACCTCAGCCCGGCATTGGTGCTCACCAGGATGGAGCTACAAAGGCTGCAGGAGCGAGTGAACGAATTAGAGGTAGAGAAGCATCAGCAGACAGAAGTGTACCGTCAGGCCCGTCAGCAGCACATCAGGCTCATCAAAGAACGCAAGGAAATGAACAATGAAATTGAGA CGCTGGAGAAGCTTTGTCACCAGCTGATGATGACAAGGTTTGGGAGAGAGGTGGATATGGAAGTTCTGCAGACTCTGTGTGCCAACAAGTCAGTTGCTGAGATGAAGCAGGAAAGAATCTTGCGGGAAATTGCAATTGCCAAAGACATCCAACAATGGGAT AGGAAAGTACAAAAATCTCGTGAAGCCCTGATCGCGATGACACGGAGCAACTCGGAGCGTCTCCTTTGCTTGAATAGTCTCTTTGAACAGAAGAAGGAGCTGGAGATGAAACTTTAcgcaagacaaaagaaaatt GGCAAGCATCTTCAGGCCTGCAGCAGGCGAGCAGACAAGGACCAAATCTGGAGTCTTCAGGAACTGGTGAGAAAACAAGCTGAGCAGATAGAGAAGCTATCTAAAGAGGTCAGCGAGCTTGGACCCACTGGAGGACACATGCTTTCCGCCGCCCATGCTCATCTACCGCCGCTCCCTCGTCAACCCACTCCCATTGTACACAAACTCAGCAGAAAACGAGGAATACTTATACCTGGCATAAAGGAAGAGGACACAAGTGAAAGTGAGACGGACGACTAA
- the LOC119131004 gene encoding lys-63-specific deubiquitinase BRCC36-like yields the protein MAVSAVHLESDAFLVCMNHALSTEKEEVMGLCIGEVELTRVVHIHSVIILRRSDKRKDRVEISPEQLSAASTEAERLADTTGKPMRVVGWYHSHPHITVWPSHVDVRTQAMYQMLDQGFVGLIFSCFIEDKNTKTGRVLYTCFQSTQAQKGSDYERVEIPIHVVPRETIGKVCLESAVELPRILCQEEQDTYRKIHSLAHLDPVTKIHNGSVFTKNLCSQMSAVSGPLLQWLEDRLEQNKQIIAALEREKERLTQELSAL from the coding sequence ATGGCAGTCAGTGCGGTTCATCTAGAGTCGGACGCCTTCCTGGTGTGTATGAATCACGCGTTGAGCACAGAGAAAGAAGAAGTGATGGGTTTGTGTATCGGAGAGGTGGAACTCACCAGGGTCGTCCACATACACTCCGTCATCATCCTCCGCCGGTCGGACAAGAGGAAGGACCGGGTGGAGATCTCCCCGGAGCAGCTGTCTGCCGCCTCCACGGAGGCCGAGAGGCTGGCCGACACGACAGGCAAGCCGATGCGGGTGGTTGGCTGGTACCACTCCCATCCGCACATCACCGTGTGGCCCTCGCACGTCGACGTCCGGACTCAGGCAATGTACCAAATGCTGGATCAGGGCTTCGTGGGCCTCATCTTCTCCTGCTTCATCGAGGACAAAAACACCAAGACGGGCCGCGTTCTGTACACCTGCTTCCAGTCGACCCAGGCCCAAAAGGGTTCCGACTACGAGCGTGTGGAAATCCCGATTCACGTTGTCCCGCGCGAGACCATCGGTAAAGTGTGCCTGGAGTCGGCCGTGGAGCTCCCGCGGATTCTGTGTCAAGAGGAGCAGGATACGTACCGGAAGATCCACAGCCTGGCCCACTTGGACCCGGTCACCAAGATCCACAACGGGTCTGTATTCACCAAGAACTTATGCAGCCAGATGTCAGCAGTGAGCGGACCGCTGCTGCAGTGGCTGGAGGATCGCCTGGAGCAGAACAAGCAGATCATTGCGGCGCTGGAGCGGGAGAAGGAGAGACTGACGCAGGAGCTGAGTGCCCTCTGA